A single window of Flagellimonas maritima DNA harbors:
- a CDS encoding glycosyltransferase translates to MKNPKRILVAPLNWGLGHATRCIPIINALLEHGHQPYIASDGVALALLQKEFPNLPYFELPPYKITYAEKGKNFKLKMVWDSPKILKAISKEKKAIKKLVNEHQLEGIISDNRLGAYYKKVPSVFITHQLNVLSGNTTWMSSKAHQKIIKKFDACWIPDVKGKPNLTGKLGHLKKTKISIDYIGPLSRLEKSSVGKLYDLMVLLSGPEPQRTFLEVKLLAELEDFEGNIIFVKGKIDEGQTVEKIMRTKGTSTIYNFMQSKELEDVLNKSAKVLCRSGYTTVMDLAKLEKKAFFIPTPGQYEQEYLARRMEKQQLVPYSNQEYFKLDDLKRMDDFKGLTCFEYESDYSNLFAVFSRVNENSEPTSSSLST, encoded by the coding sequence ATGAAGAATCCCAAAAGGATATTGGTAGCCCCATTGAATTGGGGACTTGGGCATGCCACTAGATGTATTCCTATAATAAATGCACTTTTGGAACATGGTCATCAGCCATATATTGCTTCGGACGGGGTTGCGCTTGCTCTATTACAAAAAGAATTTCCGAATCTACCTTATTTTGAATTGCCTCCTTATAAAATCACTTATGCCGAAAAGGGAAAGAACTTCAAACTTAAAATGGTATGGGATTCCCCAAAAATACTAAAGGCAATATCAAAGGAAAAAAAAGCAATCAAAAAACTTGTGAACGAACACCAATTGGAAGGGATAATCTCTGATAATAGGCTTGGTGCATACTATAAAAAAGTTCCCAGTGTCTTTATAACGCATCAACTTAATGTACTTTCTGGCAATACAACTTGGATGAGCTCCAAAGCACATCAAAAAATAATCAAAAAATTCGATGCTTGTTGGATACCGGACGTGAAGGGAAAACCTAATTTGACGGGTAAATTGGGACATTTAAAAAAAACAAAAATCAGTATAGATTATATAGGGCCTTTAAGCAGGTTGGAAAAATCAAGCGTTGGGAAATTATATGATTTAATGGTCTTGCTTTCTGGTCCAGAACCACAAAGAACATTTTTAGAGGTTAAACTTTTGGCGGAACTTGAAGATTTTGAGGGCAATATCATTTTTGTAAAGGGAAAAATAGATGAGGGGCAGACCGTAGAGAAAATAATGCGTACTAAAGGTACTAGTACCATTTACAACTTTATGCAATCAAAAGAATTGGAAGATGTATTGAACAAAAGTGCCAAAGTGCTTTGCCGCTCTGGGTATACAACGGTAATGGATTTGGCCAAACTAGAAAAAAAAGCTTTTTTTATTCCTACTCCAGGACAATATGAACAGGAATATTTGGCAAGGCGTATGGAAAAACAGCAGTTGGTTCCATACTCGAATCAAGAATACTTTAAACTTGATGATTTAAAGCGCATGGATGATTTTAAGGGTCTTACCTGCTTTGAATACGAATCGGATTACTCCAATTTGTTCGCAGTTTTTTCTAGGGTAAATGAAAATTCAGAACCTACGTCTTCTTCACTTTCCACGTAG
- a CDS encoding sensor histidine kinase, with protein sequence MAIKLRKSYKFALRSSFLITIILTGTLLMVLFFKEQLDFLFILVFSLFCLLISFAVIQIRVERFIYRRVKKIYDDVSLLESTTFSSKPITTDMKTLTQEIEKFAEDKKIEIDTLKIREEYRKDFLGNVSHELKTPLFTVQGYILTLLDGAMNDKKIREKYLTRANKGVERLIYIVRDLDLITKLEVGGLKLDRSNFDIIELVQNVFDLLEMKATENDITLTFDMEYPNPIYVNADREKIQQVISNLLVNSIKYGHPKGTTEVSVEDLIKNKVIVRVTDNGEGIPKQHISRLFERFYRVDQSGSRTQGGSGLGLSIVKHIIEAHDEKIYVESEEDVGSEFSFTLEKTANKLE encoded by the coding sequence ATGGCTATTAAATTAAGGAAATCGTATAAGTTCGCCTTAAGATCATCTTTCTTAATAACGATTATCCTTACCGGGACACTTTTAATGGTTCTATTTTTTAAAGAACAATTAGACTTCTTGTTCATACTAGTATTTTCACTTTTTTGCCTTTTAATTTCATTTGCCGTTATTCAAATAAGGGTTGAACGTTTTATCTACAGGCGCGTAAAAAAAATATATGATGATGTCTCGCTGCTGGAATCTACCACGTTTTCGTCCAAACCCATAACTACGGACATGAAAACCTTGACCCAGGAAATCGAAAAATTTGCTGAGGACAAAAAAATTGAGATAGATACCCTTAAAATCCGAGAAGAATACAGAAAAGATTTTTTAGGCAACGTGTCACATGAGCTAAAAACACCCCTGTTTACTGTACAGGGCTATATTCTTACCTTGTTGGACGGTGCCATGAACGACAAGAAAATTCGGGAAAAGTATTTAACCCGGGCCAATAAAGGAGTAGAGCGTTTGATTTATATAGTAAGGGATTTGGACCTGATCACCAAGTTGGAAGTTGGAGGGTTAAAATTGGACCGAAGCAATTTTGATATCATCGAACTTGTTCAGAATGTATTTGACCTCCTAGAAATGAAAGCAACAGAAAACGATATTACGTTGACTTTTGATATGGAGTATCCCAATCCCATATATGTAAATGCAGATAGGGAAAAAATTCAGCAAGTTATAAGTAACCTTCTGGTAAATTCAATAAAATATGGGCATCCCAAAGGCACTACCGAAGTAAGTGTAGAAGATCTCATCAAAAATAAAGTAATAGTAAGGGTGACGGATAATGGCGAGGGAATTCCCAAGCAACATATTTCCAGATTATTTGAACGTTTCTATAGAGTTGACCAGAGCGGTAGTCGAACACAAGGAGGTTCAGGGCTGGGGTTGTCCATAGTAAAGCATATCATTGAAGCGCACGATGAGAAAATCTACGTGGAAAGTGAAGAAGACGTAGGTTCTGAATTTTCATTTACCCTAGAAAAAACTGCGAACAAATTGGAGTAA